CTGATATATTCCCTCTCTTAGGAAAGGCGGCTAGAGATATTCTTGACGCCATTAGCTTCTATTTGAACTTGAGAAGTTCGCCTTTTACTGAAATTCTCGATAATGTGCCTTTGAGAGGGAGGGAGATATCATCTTCGGTACTCTCTGTTTGTTGCCATGGTAGGCCTTCATTTCAGGGTCATAATTTAACAGCTCAAGATCAAGAGGGTCATCATCTGGTTATGTATCCGGATAACGAAAACCAAGTTGATAAGAGCTTGTTATGTCTTGTTAAGTCTGATAAGGCGGGTTTACATGTAAGGGATTTTCATGGCCGGTGGGTTCTTGTTGATGGTGATCTTGGTCCTCGAGAAGCTATTGTTTACCCTGGACTTGCATTGTACCAGGCGACTGCTGGCTATATTAACCCGTCGTTGCATAGAACCGATATTAGTAATATGCAAGGGAACATGTACGGGCGTTGTTCTCTGGCTTTTAAACTTATGCCGAAGTCTATGAGCAGTCTGAGTTGTTCAGAGATGAGAGCTGCTGGTCATGGTGTTGAAGCTCAGTTTCAGCTACCGGTATCAGTGGATGATTTTATGCAGAGATCTCACCCGACTGATCAGCTTTTTAGTAGGCATAGTTTTCAGAGTTTCAATTTCCCAATTTCTCAAGATGGTATGTGGAATTCCTCTTTAGTCTTTGGTGTCTTGTTTTAATTATCTTATagtgaatttatatgtaatCTTTCCTCATAATTGAAGTTTGTTATCGGTTGCACGAATACTTTCTTTTTGTTACGGGATGTATTTTCATGTTTTGTTGATTCTTGTTGAACATTTAGACCTCATTCGAAACAGTACAGCAAATTAGGGATGTCAAAACGGGTTATGGTGTCGTATTTGTGTTATGTTATCTATATGAAGGACACAATGATAATAGTATGTTTTGTTGATTCTTGTGAACATTTGGACCTCGTTTAAAACAGTACAGCAAATTAGGGATGTCAAAACTGGTTATCATGTCATATTCGTGTTATGTTATCTATATGAAGGACACAATGCTAATCGTGTCAAAAGGTCGTGTCAAACAGGTTGTCTCTGTGAATCGTGTTGTCGTGTTAGAAATTGACAGTTTTCTTTTGGGGGGTTTCACCGTTTCTTATGTTCAAGTAGTCCTTAGTGAGAAGTTTTTAACAGCAGGTCCTTGGATCGATGACATGCTGGTACAGGATCTATGAAGCCgatgaggaggaggaagaacgaTTCGAAAGACAAGCCTTTGCCACCTTCTAAGAGGCTAAGGCTCGAGGCGCAGAGAGTTCTGAAGGAAAGAGTGCAGGACATTGCGGAAAAGAAGGGCATCAAGCTAAAATTCTGCAACCTGAAGGAGTGCGAGAATCATATCCATTCTCTCGATAGCCAATGTGCCAATATCCGAATGGAGATTGGGTGGCCTCCTGGTGTGCCGTTTGTTCATCCCCATGATTTGCCTAACAAGGCAAAGATAGGTTTTCTTGAAGCTTATGAGCCTGGGTGGACTGCAACTCATGGTATTGAATCGAGTTTGGCCGAACCTGGGCAAGGAAGTCAACATTCAGCAAACTGTAACTGTAACCATCTTATAGCCCTTATCTTTAGTTACTATACTCATTTTTCTGATGTCTGAATTGCCGCATTCatttgtgtacaaaacgcattCAGATTTAACATTGCTCGGTATTTCATAACTCGACTCACAAGTCTCTTCCATGAAGAGAAATTTCTTAGAGTCTGTTCCTGCACGAAAACAAACAATCTTAGGACCTGTTCGGTTTAGTCTAGTTTACTGTTTGTTTTTGTTACGAAGCTGTTTCCTGTTGATGGAAACGGGCACATGTTAGCTGATTTTGCTTGCAAAATAGCTATAAGCGGCTGTTTTCTAGGCCGAATCAAACACTATATCTACTTTTTAGTGTAAAACAACAAACCAAACGAGTACTTAGCAATGAGTTTTCTGCATGAAACTTGAATTGACAACACGATAAAAACTCTGATGCAATCGTGCTATACTTAAGGCATCATTTAATGCCGATTTATGCGGTATATGGATTGCATGTATGCAAGTATGCTTGTTTCGGTTACtaatatttttgttcttttctctCAGGAACTTGTTCCAATTTTTTCCAGTCCGAACTGGTCAGTTCCCGACGAGGTTCATCAGAATGGTTCTTCATGGTCTGCCTCCAATCACGTATTGTAAACAGTTTGAGGTTTGCGAGTTTGGAGTCATTCATAATACATGAATTGTCTTGCTCTCACAGTTTTCACACAAGATTACACAGCCCGAATGCACGTTGTTCTGGGGTATTTTCGAAGCTGTGGCGAATTGGATTTTGTCGTTTCTTCTCTAAATGAGATTCCTTTCGGGAGGGGGTATCGTAGAGGATATGTAGAAACAATAAGAATCATGCAAATTCTGAAAAGCTTAAGGGAGAGTTTCCAATTTGATTCAGATGGATTCCCTTCAAATCCAGATTCTGTATGAAATAGAAGTTATAAATGAATATAAGGAAAATTATAGTTCCAAGATGTTAGAAAATTATGTATTGAAGTCATCCCTATTTATTGGAATTTTATCGTGTTCGTATCGGGTCATTTTCGGGTTCGTGTTAAAAAGAGTAACCCAGTCCCAATTCAAAAACTTTTGTGTCAcaatcgtgttaacctgttcgtgTTAGTATTGATTTcatgtcgtgttttcgggttacatataatttttgttatatatataagagaaaatatggtactatttttaaatactttgtcatttttagattagtatgttaacactaaCCATCGAAAAGTCCGTTAATATTATattagagggtcatgtaatgtgtttataacaattttagAGGTTCGAGTTATATTTataagtaataattataattttatgatctCTATTAATAAAGTGATATAAAAACACgcgagaatataacaataaatttAACTATTCGtatcatttcgtgtcgtttttgGGTTAGCATATATCCTAACCCAATCAAAAAAAAttcgtgtcagtttcgtgtaattaaaaaatgataCATTATCTATTAAGCTAAATCCAAATACTAAAAATTTTGTGTTGTGTAATCGGGTTGTGTGTATTTTTGTCATAGTCCCTTGAATTTTGTGGTACATAAACTACggtcatttttttatataaactttagccaaagtaaaaggaaaaaaaaaaaaaaattcgtggTTTGCTCTATTTGTAAATAAAGttatatggtttaaaagtttacaaatacaTGTACgtggtatgtttttttttttacaaaacataaagtatttgaaATTGCATTGTTAAGTTCTTATTACAATTAAgagtattttaataaaaattaaattactttaTATATTACAATGCACAGAttccaaaatcaaattgcaactatgtaaaatgaacttaagtatcaatttagtttataaactgtcaaattagtaaaaaacgtaaaatgtccaccatatgatttattgtttcgatttagagAGTTGTTCTTTGGGATTGTGTTTTGTtgatatgtaaaaaaaaaaaatttaatataaaaatgtacagtaaaacctctatataggaatactctatataggaataacctctattttgttataaaaaaaaccgGTCCCAACTTGtgccagttataaataggaataacctctgaaacgttatttgttatacacttttcaagtcccacctttagaaactatgtctctatataataataattatatatatatatatatatatattaagaattcaaactaaattataaaatattaaaaaaaactattgaaattatctatgagttggaaacaTAAACTACTACTTGAAATTATAAACATTTAGTATTCTCATTgatgtttacatttttctcataaaactcttccaattatctaagttgaaattctaaatatttaattttttttggtaggcaaaggaagaaaaaacaaaaagccAAAAAGaaattaacccgggattagcctaggaaagctaaccccaacttgATCAGCAGAAAGCAAAGAATAAAGGAAGTCCGGAGGCGATGAGAAGGTAGAGACACCCAGCATCCTCTCCTGTccctcagcagcaaggcggTCAGCAACCTTGTTTTGCTCTCTGAAGACATGCCCAAAAGTGATGGTATCGAAGGAGGAGCATAACCTTTTGATCCCTTTTAGTAAATTTTGGCTGCTTAAACATAAGGATTTATTTTCAGAGATAATTTTAACTGCTTCaaggttgtcagattccacAAGCAACCTTTTTAAACCCAGGTTCTTAGTGAGTCTAAGCCTAGAGAAAATTCCCTGGAGCTCCGCAGTGAAGGAAGAACCCACTCCTAGGTTTTGagcaaagccagacacccaagcACCTCCAGCATCTCTCAAGACTCCACC
The DNA window shown above is from Euphorbia lathyris chromosome 1, ddEupLath1.1, whole genome shotgun sequence and carries:
- the LOC136221662 gene encoding uncharacterized protein — translated: MAGNGLPSLGRVKLSDLIPTEGLPSDSYKLSVSTLSQSLAQYNAAIIQFSSSDAALLRSGLDSARLYFHQKSSNYPSPDMIHGNDSREWCKTSGYYADPQLWQETYDFRPGITPVEPNNAMEFPPGGLPDIFPLLGKAARDILDAISFYLNLRSSPFTEILDNVPLRGREISSSVLSVCCHGRPSFQGHNLTAQDQEGHHLVMYPDNENQVDKSLLCLVKSDKAGLHVRDFHGRWVLVDGDLGPREAIVYPGLALYQATAGYINPSLHRTDISNMQGNMYGRCSLAFKLMPKSMSSLSCSEMRAAGHGVEAQFQLPVSVDDFMQRSHPTDQLFSRHSFQSFNFPISQDGSMKPMRRRKNDSKDKPLPPSKRLRLEAQRVLKERVQDIAEKKGIKLKFCNLKECENHIHSLDSQCANIRMEIGWPPGVPFVHPHDLPNKAKIGFLEAYEPGWTATHGIESSLAEPGQGSQHSANCN